In the Flavobacterium acetivorans genome, one interval contains:
- a CDS encoding low molecular weight protein-tyrosine-phosphatase, whose product MSVKILMVCLGNICRSPLAEGILASKLPKDKFRVDSAGTGSWHINQPPDTRSIATAKKYNIDISNQKGKHFQKSDFEIYDYIYVMDQSNYDNVIELSETPEQKSKVKMILNELFPDENVDIPDPYFGLPNGFEIVYKMLDEVCDIIAEKLITKHQ is encoded by the coding sequence ATGTCTGTAAAAATTCTAATGGTTTGTTTGGGAAACATCTGCCGATCGCCTTTGGCCGAAGGTATATTAGCCTCAAAACTTCCAAAAGACAAATTCAGAGTAGACTCAGCCGGAACAGGTTCCTGGCACATAAACCAGCCACCTGACACGCGTTCTATTGCTACAGCAAAAAAATACAACATTGATATTTCCAATCAAAAAGGAAAACATTTTCAAAAATCAGATTTTGAAATCTACGATTACATCTATGTTATGGATCAATCCAATTACGACAATGTAATTGAATTATCAGAAACTCCTGAACAAAAATCTAAGGTAAAGATGATTCTGAATGAATTATTCCCTGATGAAAATGTAGATATTCCTGATCCTTATTTTGGATTACCAAATGGATTTGAAATTGTTTACAAAATGCTGGACGAGGTTTGTGATATTATAGCCGAAAAATTAATCACAAAACATCAATAA